The proteins below come from a single Gemmatimonadota bacterium genomic window:
- a CDS encoding HEAT repeat domain-containing protein, whose amino-acid sequence MSRLTTVGESSAALSRELADFMIELSIGLHKNAIYPPGHPLLEGATQGIGRRLDSLLSERSTLSLGVARHQLIIEGVATDENNPVLRDLAQRLHRHHLGAVKFSKGVTPAEIEDVLSTVAVDAGRRSQPLGLEGPDTLQRWEHIRLYPLTFEQLQLLDEDPDTEEQEDKGEMRGDRSRSAQLWIGLARAALAAETTDERLDDAESADPVVVAKAIDEHKKDAAYDQVVVGYLLQIAEELKSKSGKEAAALQKRISRLVASLQPATLGRLLEMGGDFRQRKRFVADAAQGMAVDAVVELVQAAANSSGQTISHSLVRMLSKLAVHADEGAPLARGPADVALRDQVQQLIGEWDLDDPNPDGYRLALEKMARSAPNFNPTDDAYPCEPERLLHMGIEIQVLGDPVWRSLEQLATRADVTPLLDLLDAAPTGWMQETLWRQVANQDRLYAQLEREPISFGVVQRLVTVMQASAIDPLLDGLERADDRTGASLLDLLASLGPQVAPYLVQRLAGARWTLQRQLLVLMGKLGDPPAGFSVREFVRHPDGLVRREAIRMMLRSPETRDAAIVTALADTDERIVRLAIAAAMTNCPSGAASLLMARADDSALSPDVRALGIRALSSRKSPETVAFLLKRTAGKKRFLRRQALASKSPEMLASLAGLALHWSSDASAAAVIAAAAQSSDPEIADAVARRGGST is encoded by the coding sequence ATGAGCCGCTTGACGACCGTTGGGGAGTCCTCGGCCGCGCTATCGCGCGAGCTGGCCGACTTCATGATTGAACTGTCGATCGGACTCCACAAGAACGCCATTTATCCGCCCGGCCACCCGTTGCTCGAAGGAGCCACGCAGGGGATCGGGCGTCGATTGGACAGCCTCCTGAGTGAGCGGTCGACGTTGTCGCTGGGTGTTGCGCGACATCAGTTGATCATCGAGGGGGTGGCGACGGACGAGAACAACCCCGTCCTCCGTGATTTGGCGCAACGCCTGCACCGGCACCATTTAGGCGCGGTGAAGTTCTCGAAGGGTGTGACGCCAGCAGAAATTGAGGATGTGCTCTCGACCGTGGCGGTTGATGCCGGTCGTCGGTCGCAGCCCTTGGGCCTTGAGGGGCCGGACACGTTGCAGCGCTGGGAGCACATCCGCCTGTACCCGCTCACGTTTGAGCAGTTGCAGTTGCTCGACGAGGATCCGGATACGGAGGAGCAGGAGGACAAGGGAGAAATGCGCGGCGACCGTAGCCGGTCGGCGCAGCTATGGATTGGGCTCGCACGGGCCGCCTTGGCGGCGGAAACAACGGACGAGCGGCTCGACGATGCGGAATCCGCCGATCCGGTCGTGGTGGCCAAGGCGATCGACGAGCACAAAAAGGACGCGGCGTACGATCAGGTGGTCGTTGGGTATTTGCTGCAGATCGCCGAAGAGCTCAAGTCAAAAAGCGGCAAAGAAGCGGCCGCGTTACAGAAGCGCATTTCGCGACTCGTGGCGTCGTTGCAGCCCGCGACCCTGGGTCGACTGCTTGAGATGGGCGGTGATTTCCGTCAACGCAAACGGTTTGTCGCGGATGCCGCACAGGGGATGGCGGTGGACGCCGTGGTGGAGCTCGTTCAAGCAGCGGCGAATAGCTCTGGCCAGACGATTTCGCATTCACTGGTGCGCATGCTGTCGAAGCTGGCGGTGCACGCGGATGAAGGCGCGCCACTGGCGCGCGGTCCGGCGGACGTTGCGCTGCGAGACCAAGTACAGCAGTTGATCGGCGAATGGGATCTCGATGACCCGAATCCTGACGGGTACCGACTGGCACTGGAAAAGATGGCGCGGTCGGCGCCGAACTTTAATCCAACAGACGACGCGTATCCGTGCGAGCCGGAGCGGCTCTTGCACATGGGCATTGAGATTCAGGTGCTCGGCGATCCGGTGTGGCGCTCGCTGGAACAGCTTGCGACACGTGCGGACGTCACGCCGCTGCTCGACCTGCTTGACGCCGCGCCGACGGGCTGGATGCAGGAGACGCTCTGGCGGCAGGTGGCGAACCAGGATCGGTTGTATGCGCAGCTTGAGCGAGAGCCGATTTCGTTTGGCGTGGTGCAGCGGTTGGTGACAGTGATGCAGGCGTCGGCGATCGATCCGCTGCTTGATGGGTTGGAGCGCGCGGATGACCGTACGGGGGCGTCGTTACTGGACCTGCTTGCATCGCTTGGGCCGCAGGTGGCGCCGTATCTCGTGCAGCGATTGGCGGGTGCGCGCTGGACGCTGCAGCGGCAACTGTTGGTTCTCATGGGCAAACTTGGCGATCCACCAGCCGGTTTTTCCGTGCGGGAGTTTGTGCGACACCCCGATGGATTGGTGCGGCGCGAGGCGATTCGCATGATGTTGCGTTCGCCGGAAACTCGCGATGCGGCGATTGTGACGGCGTTGGCCGACACCGATGAGCGCATCGTGCGGCTGGCGATTGCGGCGGCGATGACGAACTGTCCGTCGGGCGCGGCCTCCTTGTTGATGGCGCGGGCTGACGATTCGGCGCTCTCGCCAGACGTGCGGGCGTTGGGGATTCGGGCGCTGTCGTCGCGCAAATCACCGGAGACGGTGGCGTTTTTGCTCAAGCGAACGGCGGGGAAAAAACGATTCCTGCGCCGCCAGGCGCTGGCCTCAAAGTCGCCGGAGATGCTGGCGTCGTTGGCTGGGCTCGCGTTGCACTGGAGCTCCGACGCCTCGGCAGCGGCGGTGATCGCGGCAGCCGCACAGAGCAGTGACCCTGAAATTGCGGACGCGGTGGCGCGTCGCGGAGGCAGCACGTGA
- a CDS encoding HD domain-containing protein: MSAEAARFLNSFAQALATMALYADGHPARERVVDASYEQLRLLQELDRRPQFSFLGLDVIYGQVALRELKEWDWGQRLANAGVQRLEFAESVQRDEYEGFLDEVLARLTLGAIDSATRSSERVSTIKFGAVGVKGSEGVLRPEDILPTATVRYSLGEEADTIRWLHDEVQTRGELPLIEAESVVRSLAVAMHGDRDIVIPLLQLKEFDQYTTTHSLNVCVLAMALAEFIELGPKDVRAFGVAGLLHDLGKVRIPKEVLTKPGKLTDEEWVIMRRHPVDGAKIIYESDRQLDLASAVAYEHHIMINGGGYPGRHFQRECHKASKLVHICDVYDALRTKRPYREAWESERVLAQIESGAGPDFDAELAQSFIQMMRQWERRVAVVDDKTPLPHMAPQGAPDAPVAAAAAPSDAAPATATPGSSA; the protein is encoded by the coding sequence GTGAGCGCGGAAGCCGCACGGTTCCTGAATTCTTTTGCGCAAGCATTGGCGACGATGGCGCTGTATGCCGATGGACATCCCGCACGGGAGCGTGTGGTGGATGCGTCCTACGAGCAACTGCGCCTGTTGCAGGAGCTCGATCGCCGGCCTCAGTTTTCGTTCCTTGGCCTTGACGTGATTTACGGTCAAGTCGCGCTTCGCGAACTGAAGGAGTGGGATTGGGGACAGCGGCTCGCGAATGCCGGTGTGCAGCGACTGGAGTTTGCCGAATCGGTGCAGCGCGACGAGTACGAGGGATTTCTCGACGAAGTACTGGCGCGCCTCACGTTAGGTGCGATCGATAGTGCCACGCGTAGTTCGGAGCGGGTCTCGACCATCAAGTTTGGCGCGGTGGGCGTGAAGGGGTCCGAAGGCGTCCTCCGCCCAGAGGACATTCTGCCGACGGCGACGGTTCGGTACTCGCTCGGAGAAGAGGCCGACACGATTCGCTGGTTGCACGATGAAGTGCAGACGCGCGGCGAGTTGCCGTTGATTGAGGCGGAAAGTGTGGTGCGCTCGCTGGCCGTAGCGATGCATGGCGACCGAGATATCGTGATTCCCTTGCTGCAGCTGAAGGAGTTTGATCAGTACACCACGACACACTCCCTCAACGTCTGCGTGCTGGCGATGGCGCTCGCTGAGTTTATTGAACTCGGCCCAAAGGATGTTCGCGCCTTTGGAGTGGCCGGCTTGCTTCATGATCTCGGCAAGGTACGCATTCCGAAAGAAGTGTTGACGAAGCCTGGCAAGTTGACGGATGAGGAGTGGGTGATCATGCGCCGCCACCCAGTGGATGGGGCGAAGATTATTTACGAGAGTGATCGTCAGCTCGACTTGGCGTCTGCGGTGGCGTACGAGCACCACATCATGATTAACGGCGGCGGCTATCCCGGGCGTCATTTTCAGCGGGAGTGCCACAAAGCGAGCAAGCTGGTGCACATCTGCGACGTGTACGACGCATTGCGTACCAAGCGTCCGTATCGCGAAGCGTGGGAGTCGGAGCGTGTGTTGGCGCAGATTGAGTCGGGCGCCGGTCCCGACTTTGATGCGGAGCTCGCGCAGTCGTTCATTCAGATGATGCGGCAATGGGAGCGGCGCGTGGCGGTCGTGGATGACAAGACGCCGCTACCACACATGGCGCCGCAGGGAGCGCCGGACGCGCCGGTAGCGGCTGCTGCAGCGCCGTCCGATGCGGCCCCCGCGACGGCAACGCCAGGATCGTCCGCGTGA
- a CDS encoding bifunctional YncE family protein/alkaline phosphatase family protein, with amino-acid sequence MPRSFLFVLLALVACQHGPASSTPETATLGVAGQLPTGRTLDPVGTAVELGSMPLALVASPDGRQMVALLSGYREQGIQVIDRTSGKITQTVVQPAAFLGLAFSPDGRTLYASGGNQDVVYRYSWREGRATLIDSLVLAPKAARAIGVRYPGGLAPSADGRFLYVAENLADSLAVIDLASAKVVQRFATERWPYGVVVAKNGAVFVSAWGGNTVSTFSPTADGSLTAGPRIRVGRHPSAMLLNASGTRLFVASGSTDRVAVVDVKQRRVLNEILDTPPGGPGEGSTPNALALSADGRRLFIAEADNNAIAIVALSTASAGLVAATGDDRVIGRVPTQWYPTAVVARGDSLMVLAGKGKGTLPNRAGPQPGRGRTDDGFDPGQYTLGQTSGSLVTSLTAAVSGAELDALSARVSRANRWGEPLVTAALPPFEHVIYIIKENRSYDQILGDLPQADGDTSLVFFGRANTPNHHAIAERFGIFDRFFVNAEVSPDGHNWSTAAYTTDYLQKTVPSNYSSRGRTYDWEGTNRGRLPVDDDDVSEPANGYLWNLVQRAGLTFRNFGEFVMPANADPDDPLPAGYRGTKPFLRAHTSPEYPAYDLNVRDQRRADVWLAELARYTAKNEMPALQIMRLPNDHTSGVRAGAPTPRAQVADNDLALGRILAGLSTSPFWKSTVVFVLEDDAQNGPDHVDSHRSPVLIASAWNKPGVYHRFANTTDVIATIERILKLGTLSQFDHFGRPITEVFGTTPDLRPYTALTPAINLGDVNPGGTRGARESSLLDLRIEDAADEALFNQILWRALKGDRVPYPGPRRISTLDLTRAR; translated from the coding sequence GTGCCCCGTTCCTTTTTGTTCGTCCTCCTCGCCCTCGTCGCCTGCCAGCACGGACCCGCTTCGTCCACGCCGGAAACCGCCACACTCGGCGTTGCTGGGCAGTTACCCACGGGCAGAACCCTCGATCCCGTCGGCACGGCGGTTGAGCTGGGCTCTATGCCGCTGGCATTGGTCGCCTCTCCGGACGGGCGGCAGATGGTGGCGCTGTTGAGCGGTTACCGCGAGCAAGGAATCCAGGTCATTGACCGCACCTCTGGGAAAATCACGCAAACCGTCGTCCAGCCGGCGGCCTTCCTTGGACTCGCCTTCTCCCCCGACGGCCGCACGTTGTACGCCTCGGGGGGCAATCAGGACGTGGTGTACCGGTATTCCTGGCGCGAGGGTCGCGCCACACTGATCGACAGCCTCGTCCTCGCCCCAAAAGCCGCGCGGGCCATCGGCGTGCGGTACCCAGGCGGGCTCGCCCCGTCGGCCGACGGACGGTTCCTCTACGTCGCCGAAAACCTCGCCGACTCGCTCGCTGTCATTGACCTCGCCAGCGCCAAGGTGGTGCAGCGTTTCGCCACGGAACGCTGGCCCTACGGCGTGGTGGTGGCCAAGAACGGCGCTGTTTTTGTATCGGCGTGGGGCGGCAACACCGTTTCCACGTTTTCCCCAACGGCCGACGGCTCGCTCACGGCAGGTCCGCGCATCCGCGTCGGACGCCACCCGTCCGCGATGCTCCTCAATGCCTCGGGCACGCGTCTCTTCGTCGCGTCCGGTAGCACGGATCGCGTCGCTGTGGTGGACGTCAAGCAACGGCGCGTGCTCAACGAGATCCTCGATACGCCGCCCGGCGGTCCAGGGGAAGGAAGCACCCCCAACGCCCTTGCCCTCTCCGCCGATGGTCGGCGGTTGTTCATCGCCGAAGCCGACAACAACGCCATCGCCATCGTGGCGTTGTCGACCGCATCCGCCGGCCTCGTCGCGGCCACGGGTGACGACCGCGTGATCGGACGCGTACCCACGCAGTGGTATCCGACCGCCGTTGTAGCGCGCGGCGACTCCCTTATGGTCCTCGCCGGCAAGGGCAAGGGAACCTTGCCCAATCGCGCCGGCCCGCAGCCAGGGCGCGGCCGCACCGATGATGGGTTCGACCCCGGGCAATACACCCTCGGCCAGACATCGGGAAGCCTCGTCACGTCGCTCACCGCAGCGGTGTCCGGCGCGGAACTCGACGCCCTCTCCGCGCGCGTGTCACGCGCCAATCGCTGGGGCGAGCCGCTCGTCACCGCCGCACTCCCCCCGTTCGAACACGTCATCTACATCATCAAAGAAAATCGTTCCTACGATCAAATACTCGGCGATCTCCCGCAGGCCGATGGCGATACGTCGCTAGTCTTTTTCGGCCGCGCGAACACGCCGAACCATCACGCCATCGCCGAACGGTTCGGAATTTTCGATCGCTTTTTTGTGAATGCCGAAGTGAGTCCTGATGGCCACAACTGGTCAACCGCTGCCTACACGACCGACTATCTCCAGAAGACGGTGCCGTCGAACTACTCCAGCCGTGGCCGTACATACGATTGGGAAGGCACAAACCGTGGCCGCCTCCCCGTGGACGATGACGACGTCAGCGAACCAGCAAACGGCTATCTCTGGAATCTCGTGCAACGCGCCGGCCTCACCTTCCGCAACTTTGGCGAGTTCGTGATGCCCGCCAACGCCGATCCTGACGATCCGCTTCCGGCTGGGTATCGCGGCACCAAACCGTTTTTGCGCGCACACACCAGTCCGGAATACCCAGCCTACGATCTCAATGTCCGCGATCAGCGCCGCGCCGACGTGTGGCTCGCCGAACTCGCACGCTACACCGCCAAGAACGAGATGCCGGCACTGCAGATCATGCGGCTGCCCAACGACCACACCTCCGGGGTCCGCGCCGGCGCACCCACGCCGCGCGCGCAAGTCGCCGACAACGATCTCGCGCTCGGTCGCATTCTCGCGGGACTCTCCACCTCCCCGTTCTGGAAGAGCACCGTCGTATTCGTGCTCGAAGACGACGCGCAGAACGGCCCCGATCACGTGGACTCGCACCGCTCACCGGTGTTGATCGCCTCGGCGTGGAACAAGCCTGGCGTCTATCATCGCTTTGCCAACACCACCGACGTGATTGCAACGATTGAACGCATTCTCAAGCTCGGAACGCTCTCGCAGTTCGATCACTTCGGCCGCCCCATCACTGAAGTATTTGGCACCACGCCCGACCTGCGTCCGTACACCGCGCTCACGCCAGCCATCAACCTCGGCGACGTGAACCCCGGCGGCACCCGCGGTGCGCGTGAATCCTCTCTCCTCGACCTGCGCATCGAAGATGCGGCCGATGAAGCGCTCTTCAATCAGATTCTGTGGCGGGCACTGAAGGGCGACCGTGTCCCATACCCCGGACCACGCCGCATCTCGACGCTCGATCTCACCCGCGCGCGGTGA
- a CDS encoding lysylphosphatidylglycerol synthase transmembrane domain-containing protein, protein MSLKRWLLVAVSFAATLSVSAWILWTGWAVGGAPSVIPLAAHGLAFAAVLAEILTRAVKIQWSAAALRIPLRLGTSLRVCLGGDFGAAITPARSGAEPARFVVLSDAGVASAGAVLILFTELFLEMTSLGVLCVILAIVFEGSGTIVRLMTGMVGGYATFVLSIGAVGVLLARRNAHGPPPAWARMIGLHAGRWRTIQRSLRSLREHIAALRHARPLPLIAAFCSSMVHVSFRLAVLPIIALAMSPSLPLAKLVLWPLILLYGGAVAPAPGGGGAVEYAFKLAFTDVMTPAVLGGALAWWRFYTFYLYVVFGAVAAGGTALRAVQQRAHGRLHQRTGANS, encoded by the coding sequence GTGAGCCTCAAGCGTTGGCTCTTGGTGGCGGTGTCGTTCGCCGCTACCCTGAGCGTCTCCGCGTGGATTCTCTGGACGGGATGGGCCGTGGGTGGTGCGCCTTCCGTGATCCCGCTTGCGGCACACGGTCTCGCGTTCGCCGCCGTTCTCGCGGAAATCCTCACGCGCGCCGTAAAAATTCAATGGAGCGCAGCGGCGCTTCGCATTCCGCTGCGGCTGGGTACATCGCTCCGGGTCTGCCTCGGCGGTGACTTTGGCGCGGCCATCACCCCCGCGCGCTCCGGCGCTGAGCCCGCACGCTTCGTCGTGCTCTCCGATGCAGGCGTGGCATCCGCCGGCGCCGTGCTGATTCTTTTCACGGAACTGTTCCTTGAAATGACCTCGCTCGGCGTGCTCTGTGTCATCCTTGCGATTGTGTTTGAGGGTTCCGGCACCATCGTACGGCTCATGACCGGCATGGTGGGCGGGTATGCCACGTTTGTGCTGTCGATTGGCGCCGTCGGTGTGTTACTTGCGCGCCGCAATGCGCACGGCCCGCCGCCCGCGTGGGCGCGGATGATCGGCCTGCACGCCGGCCGGTGGCGCACCATTCAACGGTCACTGCGCTCACTACGCGAACACATTGCGGCGCTCCGCCATGCGCGCCCCCTTCCGTTGATCGCGGCGTTCTGTTCGTCGATGGTACATGTGTCGTTTCGATTGGCCGTGCTGCCAATCATCGCGCTGGCAATGTCGCCGTCGTTGCCACTCGCCAAACTTGTGCTCTGGCCCCTGATCCTGCTCTATGGCGGGGCCGTCGCGCCAGCGCCCGGCGGGGGCGGCGCGGTCGAGTACGCATTCAAGCTCGCATTCACCGACGTGATGACGCCCGCGGTCCTCGGCGGCGCGCTCGCCTGGTGGCGTTTCTACACCTTCTATTTGTATGTCGTCTTCGGTGCGGTGGCGGCAGGCGGCACCGCGCTGCGCGCAGTGCAGCAACGCGCACATGGCCGACTGCACCAGCGCACGGGCGCGAACAGTTAG
- a CDS encoding sensor domain-containing diguanylate cyclase, whose product MTAPRSPFSSLDDATSLRTLVHNLREGIYIANARGEIVDANPAFLRLLGVQRVEDLYVFGLGDIIVDPTRRLLQLEELDREGSVREFEMQIVRPDGSLRTVLDTVYTVRDPKMSEVFYHGMFIDITARKQTEDALREQSKRDPLTGCFNRRYLAELDARLSPGDSAWSCIFVDIDHFKQYNDQHGHQMGDNTLIRMSRFLMRQVRAEEPVVRVGGDEFLIVLEGAGELHVEMVARRMQLSALRTAPVPFSLGWAWRSDGEALQQTMHRADQNLLAVRVLEREGSRLPEGPVPPLDPTTDPTV is encoded by the coding sequence GTGACCGCACCGCGCTCTCCGTTTTCCTCACTGGACGACGCGACGAGCCTGCGCACCCTCGTGCATAACCTGCGCGAGGGGATTTACATTGCCAACGCGCGTGGCGAAATCGTCGATGCCAATCCGGCGTTTCTTCGACTCCTCGGCGTGCAGCGGGTAGAAGATCTGTACGTGTTCGGCCTGGGCGACATCATTGTCGATCCGACGCGGCGATTGTTGCAACTCGAGGAATTGGATCGCGAAGGGTCGGTGCGCGAATTCGAGATGCAGATTGTGCGACCCGACGGTTCATTGCGCACGGTGCTCGATACGGTGTACACGGTGCGCGATCCCAAGATGAGTGAAGTGTTTTACCACGGGATGTTCATTGACATCACGGCGCGCAAACAGACGGAAGATGCGCTGCGCGAACAGAGCAAGCGCGATCCGCTCACGGGCTGTTTTAATCGCCGGTACCTCGCCGAGCTCGACGCGCGCCTGTCGCCAGGCGACAGTGCGTGGAGTTGCATCTTTGTGGACATCGATCACTTCAAGCAGTACAACGACCAACACGGGCATCAGATGGGCGACAACACGCTTATTCGGATGAGCCGGTTTCTGATGCGTCAGGTGCGCGCCGAAGAACCGGTGGTGCGCGTGGGGGGCGATGAGTTCCTGATTGTGTTGGAGGGCGCGGGGGAGTTGCACGTGGAGATGGTGGCGCGTCGTATGCAGTTGTCGGCGTTGCGCACTGCGCCGGTGCCATTCTCTCTGGGCTGGGCGTGGCGCTCGGATGGCGAGGCACTGCAACAGACCATGCATCGCGCGGACCAAAACCTACTGGCGGTGCGCGTATTGGAGCGTGAAGGTTCGCGTTTGCCCGAAGGGCCGGTGCCGCCGCTTGATCCGACGACTGATCCGACGGTGTAG